One Micromonospora sp. WMMD812 genomic window carries:
- a CDS encoding cytochrome P450 produces MRLDSTLALALEGFGWLPNRLRRCDADALPTRLLGQRTVALHGPEAARFFYDERHIHRHGAIPGPVQSTLFGHRAVHSLDGEAHRVRKALLVALLTDGDVDGLVGRVATTWDAAARDWAARGPVVLFDEVSGVLTRAVHDWTGIPLTDDQVPAVAADLVAMVDGFATGGPRHWRARRARTRRENWLAGLVERVRRGEATVPAHCAVRAVAAHRDADGSPLDPCTAAVELLNIVRPAVAVTWFVAFAGHALHRWPEHRDRLRASDPAFAEAYAHEVRRFYPFAPFVGGRAVADLEWAGVRIPAGAMVLLDLYGQNHDPRLWPDPYRFDPDRFVGRRIGPFELVPQGGGDPRSGHRCPGEMITVALLRDLVVRLARLDYRLPAQDLRITLRRIPTRPRSGVIIDVRRTA; encoded by the coding sequence GTGCGTCTCGACAGCACCCTCGCCCTGGCCCTAGAGGGCTTCGGTTGGCTGCCCAACCGGCTGCGCCGCTGCGACGCCGACGCGCTGCCGACCCGGCTGCTGGGGCAGCGCACGGTGGCGCTGCACGGGCCGGAGGCGGCCCGCTTCTTCTACGACGAGCGGCACATCCACCGACACGGCGCGATTCCCGGGCCGGTGCAGAGCACGCTGTTCGGGCACCGCGCGGTGCACAGCCTCGACGGCGAGGCACACCGGGTCCGCAAGGCCCTGCTGGTGGCGCTGTTGACGGACGGGGACGTCGACGGCCTCGTCGGACGGGTCGCGACGACCTGGGACGCCGCCGCACGGGACTGGGCCGCGCGTGGGCCGGTGGTGCTCTTCGACGAGGTGAGCGGTGTGCTGACCCGCGCGGTCCACGACTGGACCGGAATCCCGCTCACCGACGACCAGGTGCCGGCCGTCGCCGCCGACCTGGTGGCCATGGTGGACGGTTTCGCGACCGGCGGGCCCCGGCACTGGCGGGCGCGGCGGGCCCGGACCCGTCGGGAGAACTGGCTGGCCGGCCTCGTCGAGCGGGTACGCCGGGGCGAGGCGACGGTGCCGGCGCACTGCGCGGTGCGGGCGGTGGCGGCCCATCGGGACGCCGACGGCTCGCCGCTGGACCCCTGCACCGCCGCGGTCGAACTGCTCAACATCGTCCGGCCGGCCGTGGCGGTCACCTGGTTCGTCGCCTTCGCCGGGCACGCCCTGCACCGCTGGCCGGAACACCGGGACCGGCTCCGGGCCAGCGATCCGGCCTTCGCCGAGGCGTACGCGCACGAGGTCCGCAGGTTCTACCCGTTCGCGCCGTTCGTGGGCGGGCGGGCGGTGGCCGACCTGGAGTGGGCCGGGGTGCGGATCCCGGCCGGGGCGATGGTGCTGCTCGACCTCTACGGCCAGAACCACGATCCCCGGCTCTGGCCGGACCCGTACCGCTTCGACCCCGACCGGTTCGTCGGCCGGCGGATCGGTCCGTTCGAGCTAGTGCCGCAGGGCGGCGGCGATCCACGGAGCGGGCACCGCTGCCCGGGCGAGATGATCACCGTGGCGCTGCTCCGCGACCTCGTCGTGCGGCTGGCCCGGCTGGACTACCGCCTGCCCGCGCAGGACCTGCGGATCACGCTGCGCCGCATCCCCACCCGGCCGCGCAGCGGCGTCATCATCGACGTACGCCGAACGGCCTGA
- a CDS encoding DinB family protein: protein MTISQQVTTGERADLVQSLRRHRGFLRQTVDGISDEQAANRTTVSELCLGGLIKHVALTEASWMRFAVGGADAMQSEPVDWVGQFRMLEGETLAGLLDEYAGVAARTDELIATLDLDAAHPLPVAPWFDPGVSWSVRRVVLHVIAETSQHAGHADILREAVDGTKTMG from the coding sequence ATGACCATCTCCCAGCAGGTCACCACCGGCGAGCGCGCCGACCTGGTGCAGTCGCTCCGCCGACACCGGGGCTTCCTGCGCCAGACGGTCGACGGGATCTCCGACGAGCAGGCCGCCAACCGCACCACCGTCAGCGAGCTCTGTCTCGGTGGGTTGATCAAGCATGTGGCGCTGACCGAGGCGAGCTGGATGCGGTTCGCGGTCGGCGGCGCCGACGCGATGCAGAGCGAGCCGGTCGACTGGGTCGGCCAGTTCCGGATGCTGGAGGGCGAGACCCTGGCCGGGCTCCTCGACGAATACGCCGGGGTCGCCGCGCGGACGGATGAGTTGATCGCCACGCTCGACCTCGACGCCGCGCACCCGTTGCCGGTGGCCCCGTGGTTCGACCCGGGCGTGAGCTGGTCGGTCCGACGAGTGGTGCTGCACGTCATCGCCGAGACCTCCCAGCACGCCGGGCACGCCGACATCCTGCGTGAGGCGGTCGACGGCACCAAGACGATGGGCTGA
- a CDS encoding glycosyltransferase gives MRIALISGHASPFAVLGAEDGGGQSTHVAELAAALVGTGHDVRVYTRRDSPTLADAVGTDAGYQVLHVPAGPERRVPTDELLPHLGEFGRWLAEQWRGGNWTPDVAHAHHWTSGLSTLHAGRRTGVPVVLTYHSLGAVKRRHQGGRDIGPPGRVGYERALGRAADRVVVQCQDEIGELVRMGVPRGRMTLVPAGVDRELFRPDGPAVPRDPARPRILTVGALVERKGFQDVVRALPAVPDAECVVVGGPAAELLPADPFARRLRALAESCGVADRLRLVGGVPRAELSRWYRSADVLVAAPWYEPFALTPLEGMACGVPVVGTNVGGVADTVVDGLTGDLVPPRDPWALGRAIRRLLSDPTRRFAYATAALDRIRSSYSWKRAAEQLSAVYASVAAVGRSVPAVA, from the coding sequence ATGCGCATCGCCCTGATCTCGGGACACGCCAGCCCGTTCGCGGTCCTCGGTGCCGAGGACGGCGGCGGGCAGAGCACGCACGTCGCCGAGCTGGCCGCCGCGCTCGTCGGCACGGGCCACGACGTACGCGTGTACACCCGCCGGGACTCCCCCACACTCGCCGACGCGGTCGGCACCGACGCGGGCTACCAGGTGCTGCACGTGCCGGCCGGCCCGGAACGGCGGGTGCCGACGGACGAGCTGCTGCCGCACCTGGGCGAATTCGGCCGGTGGCTGGCCGAGCAGTGGCGCGGCGGGAACTGGACCCCCGACGTGGCCCACGCGCACCACTGGACGAGCGGACTCTCCACCCTGCACGCCGGTCGACGGACCGGGGTGCCGGTGGTGCTGACGTACCACTCGCTCGGTGCCGTGAAGCGGCGTCACCAGGGTGGCCGGGACATCGGCCCGCCGGGCCGGGTCGGCTACGAGCGGGCTCTGGGGCGCGCCGCCGACCGGGTGGTCGTGCAGTGCCAGGACGAGATCGGCGAGCTGGTCCGGATGGGCGTGCCGCGCGGCCGGATGACGCTGGTCCCGGCCGGCGTCGACCGGGAGCTGTTCCGGCCGGACGGACCGGCCGTCCCACGCGACCCGGCCCGCCCCCGGATCCTCACCGTCGGCGCGCTGGTCGAGCGGAAGGGGTTCCAGGACGTGGTCCGGGCCCTGCCGGCGGTGCCGGACGCGGAGTGCGTGGTCGTCGGCGGGCCGGCGGCCGAGCTGCTGCCGGCCGACCCGTTCGCCCGGCGGTTGCGGGCGCTCGCCGAGTCGTGCGGGGTGGCCGACCGGCTGCGGCTGGTCGGCGGGGTGCCGCGGGCGGAGCTGAGCCGCTGGTACCGCTCGGCCGACGTGCTGGTCGCCGCGCCCTGGTACGAGCCGTTCGCGCTCACCCCGTTGGAGGGGATGGCCTGCGGCGTGCCGGTGGTCGGCACGAACGTCGGCGGGGTCGCCGACACGGTGGTGGACGGGCTCACCGGGGATCTCGTGCCGCCACGGGATCCGTGGGCGCTGGGCCGGGCGATCCGCCGGCTGCTGAGCGACCCGACCCGGCGGTTCGCCTACGCCACGGCGGCGTTGGACCGGATCCGCAGCAGCTACTCCTGGAAGCGGGCCGCCGAGCAGCTCAGCGCGGTCTACGCGTCGGTCGCCGCGGTCGGCCGGTCCGTTCCGGCGGTCGCCTGA
- a CDS encoding DNA topoisomerase IV subunit A — MARRKETKVDHSAFDQAGARVFDNPLVTEVSDSYLEYAFSVIHSRALPDARDGLKPVHRRILWSMHEQGHRPDRGHVKSARIVGDVMGKYHPHGDAAIYDAMVRLAQDFSLNVPLIDGHGNFGSPDDGPAAARYTEARMSREAMLLVGELGEDTVDLEPNYDGSLSQPTVLPAAFPNLLVNGASGIAVGMATNMIPHNLGEVVSAARWLINHPDATLDKLMEFVPGPDLPTGGLLLGLDEVRRAYETGRGVVRMRGKVEIGPLEGSRGRQAITVVELPYGVGAEKVIAAITNEVTKTKRLTGIADVKDLTDRESGTRLVIECKVGVNPQALLADLYRLTPLEQSFGVNNLVLVDGQPQTLGLKALLEVFLAHRYEVVTRRSSYRRRKREERLHLVDGLLIALLDIDKVVRLIRASEDAQAAKDGLMQRFKLSEIQAAYILDTPLRRLTKYDRLELEAEQERLRQEIAQLSTILDDPKVLKKVVSDELAAVTKQFGTERRTTLVDGDLKEVLAASVPAGPLEVADDPCQVILSATGLVARTAAESEETAEGRRRHGRVKHDAVRAVVHSTARGRVLLVTSAGRAFKIDVLPLPVLPEQAGTVSLRGGMSAAELVPLEPGETVVGLAPLGATAEGSPGLALGTRHGVVKVCAPEWPVRSDEFEVISLREGDEVVGATWLTDGAEALTFITSEASLLRFPATLVRPQGIRGGGMAGINLPGAAQVVFFGAIRTDDPSHGAPMVVTSTGATVKVTPFAAYPAKGRATGGVRAQRFLKGETDVVVAWVGPRPVGATANGEPVELPAADPRRDGSGFAVMLGPTVVGHQVERG, encoded by the coding sequence ATGGCACGCCGCAAGGAAACGAAGGTCGACCACTCCGCGTTCGACCAGGCCGGCGCGCGGGTCTTCGACAATCCGCTGGTCACCGAGGTCTCCGACTCCTACCTGGAGTACGCGTTCTCGGTCATCCACTCCCGCGCCCTGCCCGACGCTCGGGACGGCCTGAAGCCGGTGCACCGCCGGATCCTCTGGTCGATGCACGAGCAGGGCCACCGGCCCGACCGCGGGCACGTGAAGTCCGCCCGGATCGTCGGCGACGTGATGGGTAAGTACCACCCGCACGGCGACGCGGCGATCTACGACGCCATGGTCCGCCTCGCGCAGGACTTCTCGCTCAACGTCCCGCTCATCGACGGGCACGGCAACTTCGGGTCCCCGGACGACGGCCCGGCGGCGGCGCGCTACACCGAGGCGCGGATGTCCCGGGAGGCGATGCTGCTCGTCGGCGAGTTGGGCGAGGACACGGTCGACCTCGAGCCGAACTACGACGGCTCGCTGTCCCAGCCCACCGTCCTGCCGGCCGCGTTCCCCAACCTGCTGGTCAACGGCGCGTCCGGGATCGCGGTGGGAATGGCCACCAACATGATCCCGCACAACCTCGGTGAGGTCGTCTCGGCCGCCCGCTGGCTGATCAACCACCCGGACGCCACACTCGACAAACTCATGGAGTTCGTCCCGGGCCCCGACCTGCCCACCGGTGGCCTGCTGCTCGGTCTGGACGAGGTGCGCCGGGCGTACGAGACCGGGCGCGGCGTGGTCCGGATGCGCGGCAAGGTGGAGATCGGCCCGCTGGAGGGCAGCCGGGGCCGGCAGGCGATCACCGTGGTGGAGCTGCCGTACGGCGTGGGCGCGGAGAAGGTCATCGCGGCGATCACCAACGAGGTCACCAAGACCAAGCGGCTCACCGGCATCGCCGATGTCAAGGACCTCACCGACCGGGAGAGCGGCACCCGGCTGGTCATCGAGTGCAAGGTCGGGGTCAACCCGCAGGCGCTGCTCGCCGACCTCTACCGGCTCACGCCGCTGGAGCAGTCCTTCGGCGTCAACAACCTGGTGCTGGTCGACGGGCAGCCGCAGACCCTCGGGCTGAAGGCGCTGCTGGAGGTCTTCCTGGCCCACCGCTACGAGGTGGTGACCCGACGCAGCTCCTACCGGCGCCGCAAGCGCGAGGAGCGCCTGCACCTGGTCGACGGTCTGCTGATCGCCCTGCTCGACATCGACAAGGTGGTCCGGCTCATCCGGGCCAGCGAGGACGCGCAGGCCGCCAAGGACGGCCTGATGCAGCGCTTCAAGCTCTCCGAGATCCAGGCGGCCTACATCCTGGACACTCCGCTGCGCCGGCTCACCAAGTACGACCGGCTGGAGCTGGAGGCCGAGCAGGAGCGGCTGCGCCAGGAGATCGCCCAGCTCTCCACGATCCTCGACGACCCCAAGGTGCTCAAGAAGGTCGTCTCCGACGAGCTGGCGGCGGTGACGAAGCAGTTCGGCACCGAGCGCCGCACCACACTCGTCGACGGCGACCTGAAGGAGGTGCTCGCCGCGTCCGTGCCGGCCGGCCCGCTGGAGGTCGCCGACGACCCGTGCCAGGTGATCCTCTCCGCGACCGGCCTGGTGGCGCGCACCGCGGCCGAGTCGGAGGAGACCGCCGAGGGGCGCCGCCGGCACGGCCGGGTCAAGCACGACGCGGTACGCGCCGTCGTGCACTCCACCGCCCGCGGTCGGGTGCTGCTGGTGACCAGTGCCGGCCGGGCGTTCAAGATCGACGTATTGCCGCTGCCGGTCTTGCCGGAACAGGCCGGCACGGTGTCGCTGCGGGGCGGGATGTCCGCCGCCGAGCTGGTGCCGCTGGAGCCGGGCGAGACCGTGGTGGGCCTGGCGCCGCTCGGCGCGACCGCCGAGGGCTCGCCGGGGCTGGCCCTCGGCACCCGACACGGCGTCGTCAAGGTCTGCGCGCCGGAGTGGCCGGTCCGCTCCGACGAGTTCGAGGTGATCAGCCTGCGTGAGGGCGACGAGGTGGTCGGGGCGACCTGGCTGACCGACGGTGCCGAGGCCCTCACGTTCATCACCTCCGAGGCGTCGCTGCTGCGCTTCCCCGCCACCCTGGTCCGCCCGCAGGGCATCCGGGGCGGTGGCATGGCCGGCATCAACCTCCCGGGTGCCGCGCAGGTGGTCTTCTTCGGCGCGATCCGCACCGACGACCCGTCGCACGGCGCGCCGATGGTGGTCACCTCGACGGGTGCCACGGTCAAGGTGACGCCCTTCGCGGCGTACCCGGCGAAGGGGAGGGCCACCGGCGGCGTACGCGCCCAGCGTTTCCTCAAGGGCGAGACCGACGTGGTCGTCGCCTGGGTGGGGCCGCGCCCGGTCGGTGCCACCGCCAACGGCGAGCCGGTCGAGCTGCCCGCCGCCGACCCGCGCCGGGACGGCTCCGGCTTCGCCGTGATGCTCGGCCCCACGGTCGTCGGCCACCAGGTCGAACGCGGCTGA
- a CDS encoding alpha/beta fold hydrolase, producing MQVYPQPDQPDAPVVVVWPAMGVRARYYRPLAAALRAAGMAVVVADLRGTGASTPAPSRRSRHGYAELAGDVGAALEALKPRLDGRARLLLGHSLGGQAALLHLALRGGDAVDGLALVAVGLPYWRAYPGRRRFGVLPYTQGIAATTALLGVWPGWGFGGRQARGVIRDWAYSARTGRFPQLDEVDTEAAVRRVRTPVLAISVDDDQYTPHATMDHLCAKLVSAPVVRERYTAADAGAPLDHFTWVRAAGPLAGRVAAFAAGLPRR from the coding sequence ATGCAGGTGTACCCGCAGCCGGACCAGCCGGACGCCCCCGTCGTCGTGGTCTGGCCGGCCATGGGCGTTCGCGCCCGGTACTACCGGCCGCTGGCCGCCGCGCTACGCGCGGCCGGGATGGCCGTGGTCGTCGCCGACCTGCGCGGCACCGGCGCGAGCACGCCCGCGCCGAGCCGCCGCTCCCGCCACGGCTACGCGGAGTTGGCCGGGGACGTGGGCGCCGCGCTGGAGGCGCTCAAGCCGCGCCTGGACGGGCGGGCCCGGCTGTTGCTCGGGCACTCCCTCGGCGGGCAGGCGGCCCTGCTGCACCTCGCGCTCCGGGGCGGGGACGCGGTGGACGGGCTGGCCCTCGTCGCCGTCGGCCTGCCCTACTGGCGCGCCTATCCCGGGCGACGGCGGTTCGGGGTGCTGCCGTACACCCAGGGGATCGCCGCCACCACGGCGCTGCTCGGCGTGTGGCCCGGCTGGGGCTTCGGCGGCCGACAGGCGCGCGGGGTCATCCGGGACTGGGCGTACAGCGCCCGGACCGGCCGGTTCCCGCAGCTGGACGAGGTGGACACCGAGGCCGCGGTGCGCCGGGTCCGCACACCCGTGCTCGCGATCAGCGTCGACGACGACCAGTACACGCCGCACGCCACGATGGACCACCTGTGCGCCAAGCTGGTCAGCGCACCGGTGGTCCGCGAGCGCTACACCGCCGCGGACGCCGGCGCCCCGCTCGACCACTTCACCTGGGTACGCGCCGCAGGGCCGCTGGCCGGCCGGGTGGCCGCCTTCGCCGCCGGACTGCCGCGACGCTAG
- a CDS encoding DUF72 domain-containing protein, translating to MGVIRVGTSSWADQSLLRSGWYPRSANTPAGRLRWYAEHFPLVEVDTSYYAVPAPETTQGWVDATPAEFTFDVKAFSLFTGHPTPVAALPRDLRPAAGPSRIRRRDLPAAAYDELWARFRAALDPLGAAGKLGAVLLQFPPWLVRGAAAERRVAELAERCRPWRVGVELRHASWFDGRAALDTLDFLRAHDLSLVCVDMPQGHPSSVPPVLIATAEPAVVRFHGHSDAWETGDKQERFRYAYGDRELDHWSELLTELSGQAAELHVLFNNCCAGQAQRDAERLSGRLAAVGHDRPAAAGAPS from the coding sequence ATGGGTGTGATTCGGGTGGGCACGTCGTCCTGGGCCGACCAGTCGCTGCTGCGCTCGGGCTGGTACCCCCGGTCGGCCAACACGCCGGCCGGCCGACTGCGCTGGTACGCCGAGCACTTCCCGCTGGTGGAGGTGGACACGTCGTACTACGCGGTGCCGGCGCCGGAGACGACCCAGGGCTGGGTCGACGCGACCCCGGCGGAGTTCACCTTCGACGTCAAGGCGTTCAGCCTCTTCACCGGTCACCCGACCCCGGTCGCCGCGCTCCCGCGGGACCTGCGGCCCGCCGCCGGCCCGAGCCGGATCCGCCGCCGGGACCTGCCCGCCGCGGCGTACGACGAGCTGTGGGCCCGGTTCCGGGCGGCGCTGGACCCGCTCGGGGCGGCCGGCAAGCTCGGCGCGGTCCTGCTCCAGTTCCCGCCGTGGCTGGTCCGCGGCGCCGCCGCCGAGCGGCGCGTCGCGGAACTCGCCGAGCGCTGCCGCCCCTGGCGGGTCGGCGTGGAGCTGCGGCACGCGTCGTGGTTCGACGGCCGGGCCGCCCTGGACACGCTGGATTTCCTGCGTGCCCACGACCTGAGCCTGGTCTGCGTCGACATGCCGCAGGGGCACCCGTCCTCGGTTCCGCCGGTCCTCATCGCCACCGCGGAGCCGGCGGTGGTCCGCTTCCACGGGCACAGCGACGCCTGGGAGACCGGCGACAAGCAGGAGCGGTTCCGCTACGCCTACGGCGATCGGGAGCTGGACCACTGGTCCGAGCTGCTGACCGAGCTGTCCGGCCAGGCCGCCGAGCTGCACGTGCTGTTCAACAACTGCTGCGCGGGCCAGGCCCAGCGGGACGCCGAGCGGCTGTCCGGCCGGCTGGCCGCCGTCGGGCACGACCGCCCCGCGGCGGCGGGTGCCCCGAGCTGA
- a CDS encoding DNA topoisomerase IV subunit B has product MTAEPDTLYGADDLTHLEGLDAVRKRPGMYIGSTDSRGVGHLVNEILDNSTDEGVAGHAKKVEVTLHADGSVQVDDDGRGIPTDVHARSGLSGVELVLTRLHAGGKFGGSGYKTSGGLHGVGASAVNALSRRFDVTVRRGGKVHSMSFRHGVPGIFDGDGPEAPFTAGPGLQVVGAMKRGQRTGTSIRYWHDPRYFETTAALDVDAVRMKLRNTAFLVPGVSYLLRDHTGEAPAEERFHFPNGLTDMVEFLAPSGDRPVSGTLLVTGEGSYRENAADANGVMQSNVQRRAEVEIAFRWGTGYERTVECFTNTIRNAHGGTHRRGFERALARTLAEAARNARGLLKPKEDAPTLDDVLEGMTAVVHVRIPEPQFTSQTKDELSTAGITKVLQGLVEQHLKAWLEDRRTKAEARTVLQKIVDAARVRLTQKQQKDAARRKTALEGASMPAKLVDCRAAGIERSELFIVEGDSALGTGRLARSAEYQALLPIRGKILNVQKANLQQVLDNAECAAIVQVLGAGSGRTFDLSALRYGRVLIMADADVDGAHIRTLLITLFARYMRPLIEAGRLYAAMPPLHKITTKGRNPQTIYTYTQAEMEATVRKLEKAGKQIVSPIPRFKGLGEMDADELWETTMNPATRAVRRITLDDVEDAERILDLLMGEKVEPRRNWLIDSADRVDREAIDA; this is encoded by the coding sequence TTGACCGCAGAGCCTGACACCCTGTACGGGGCCGACGACCTCACCCACCTCGAGGGGCTGGACGCCGTCCGCAAGCGCCCGGGCATGTACATCGGCTCCACCGACAGCCGTGGCGTGGGTCACCTCGTCAACGAGATCCTCGACAACTCCACCGACGAGGGTGTCGCCGGTCACGCCAAGAAGGTCGAGGTGACGCTGCACGCCGACGGCTCGGTCCAGGTCGACGACGACGGCCGGGGCATTCCGACCGACGTGCACGCCCGGTCCGGGCTCTCCGGCGTCGAGCTGGTGCTCACCCGGCTGCACGCGGGCGGCAAGTTCGGCGGCTCCGGCTACAAGACCTCGGGCGGTCTGCACGGTGTCGGCGCGTCGGCGGTCAACGCGCTCTCCCGCCGGTTCGACGTGACGGTCCGCCGGGGCGGCAAGGTCCACTCGATGTCGTTCCGGCACGGCGTGCCGGGGATCTTCGACGGCGACGGCCCGGAGGCGCCGTTCACCGCCGGGCCGGGTCTGCAGGTGGTCGGCGCCATGAAGCGCGGCCAGCGCACGGGCACGTCGATCCGCTACTGGCACGACCCCCGCTACTTCGAGACCACCGCCGCGCTCGACGTCGACGCGGTCCGGATGAAGCTGCGCAACACCGCCTTCCTGGTCCCCGGCGTGAGCTACCTGCTGCGCGACCACACCGGCGAGGCGCCGGCCGAGGAGCGGTTCCACTTCCCCAACGGCCTGACCGACATGGTGGAGTTCCTGGCCCCGTCCGGCGACCGGCCGGTCTCCGGCACCCTGCTGGTCACGGGCGAGGGCAGCTACCGGGAGAACGCGGCCGACGCCAACGGCGTCATGCAGTCCAACGTGCAGCGCCGCGCCGAGGTCGAGATCGCCTTCCGCTGGGGCACCGGCTACGAGCGCACGGTGGAGTGCTTCACCAACACCATCCGCAACGCGCACGGCGGCACCCATCGCAGGGGTTTCGAGCGCGCCCTGGCCCGCACCCTGGCCGAGGCGGCCCGCAACGCCCGCGGCCTGCTCAAGCCCAAGGAGGACGCGCCCACCCTGGACGACGTCCTGGAGGGCATGACCGCCGTGGTGCACGTGCGGATCCCGGAGCCGCAGTTCACCTCGCAGACCAAGGACGAGCTGTCCACCGCCGGCATCACGAAGGTGCTCCAGGGCCTCGTCGAGCAGCACCTCAAGGCATGGCTGGAGGACCGCAGGACCAAGGCGGAGGCGCGCACCGTCCTCCAGAAGATCGTCGACGCGGCCCGGGTGCGGCTGACCCAGAAGCAGCAGAAGGACGCCGCCCGGCGCAAGACCGCTCTGGAGGGCGCGTCGATGCCGGCCAAGCTGGTCGACTGCCGCGCGGCGGGCATCGAGCGCAGCGAGCTGTTCATCGTCGAGGGCGACAGCGCGCTCGGCACCGGTCGGCTCGCCCGCTCCGCCGAATACCAGGCGCTGCTGCCGATCCGAGGCAAGATCCTCAACGTGCAGAAGGCCAACCTCCAGCAGGTGCTCGACAACGCCGAGTGCGCGGCGATCGTGCAGGTGCTGGGGGCCGGCTCCGGGCGGACCTTCGACCTCTCCGCGTTGCGTTACGGCCGCGTCCTGATCATGGCGGACGCCGATGTGGACGGCGCGCACATCCGGACGCTGCTGATCACGCTCTTCGCCCGCTACATGCGTCCGCTGATCGAGGCCGGCCGGCTCTACGCCGCGATGCCGCCCCTGCACAAGATCACCACGAAGGGGCGCAACCCGCAGACGATCTACACCTACACCCAGGCCGAGATGGAGGCGACGGTCCGCAAGCTGGAGAAGGCCGGCAAGCAGATCGTCAGCCCGATCCCGCGGTTCAAGGGTCTCGGCGAGATGGACGCCGACGAGTTGTGGGAGACCACGATGAACCCGGCCACCCGGGCGGTCCGCCGCATCACCCTCGACGACGTCGAGGACGCCGAGCGGATCCTCGACCTGTTGATGGGCGAGAAGGTCGAGCCGCGTCGCAACTGGCTGATCGACTCCGCCGACCGGGTCGACCGGGAGGCGATCGACGCATGA